A genomic window from Phoenix dactylifera cultivar Barhee BC4 chromosome 7, palm_55x_up_171113_PBpolish2nd_filt_p, whole genome shotgun sequence includes:
- the LOC103707042 gene encoding GATA transcription factor 17-like isoform X1, which yields MTFSCPPVFLSLSSIPLIIGFPGRRLRDPITRRESRVSVSAFSLNPTGNPSIECDLEKNCVDLLISKKSIHIQIYKKSDLGMSENPNPPVDVKPADGGRFRGYHIHKPAAAHQVLAVVAMPAQIDDGRGRGGESQLIAATDAQVFQEYEEAEHHGGVVVGGGHGMEEDRDVAADDEGMEADGQADPGNLGDPEAVIAPQVGGNQLTLSFQGEVYVFDSVSPEKVQAVLLLLGGREMNTALNSFPSSSNLHNRRINFPHRVASLMRFREKRKERNFDKRIRYNVRKEVALRMQRNKGQFISSKPKPEDSSSGVTSWDTAQQWGSPENRPPAASACHHCGISAKSTPMMRRGPDGPRTLCNACGLVWANKGTMRDLSKNPPAAIPNALSEPREGNPAESGAAQPVVITANGHDS from the exons ATGACATTCTCATGCCCTCctgtttttctctctctctcttcaatcCCCCTAATTATTGGGTTCCCTGGTCGCCGATTACGGGATCCGATCACTCGTCGCGAATCTAGGGTTTCTGTATCGGCTTTTTCCTTGAACCCTACCGGGAATCCTTCGATCGAATGCGATTTGGAGAAGAATTGCGTTGATCTTTTGATCTCCAAGAAATCAATCCATATCCAAATATATAAAAAG AGTGATTTAGGGATGAGCGAAAACCCTAACCCACCAGTGGACGTGAAGCCGGCTGACGGCGGCCGCTTCCGGGGCTACCACATCCATAAGCCGGCGGCCGCCCACCAGGTCCTCGCGGTCGTGGCGATGCCGGCGCAGATCGACGATGGCCGTGGTCGCGGCGGAGAGTCGCAGTTAATCGCCGCCACCGATGCGCAGGTTTTTCAGGAGTACGAGGAGGCGGAGCACCACGGCGGCGTCGTCGTCGGAGGCGGACATGGGATGGAGGAGGATCGGGATGTGGCCGCGGACGACGAAGGGATGGAGGCCGATGGGCAGGCCGATCCAGGCAATCTAGGGGATCCTGAAGCGGTGATCGCCCCTCAAGTCGGTGGCAACCAGCTCACACTCTCGTTCCAGGGTGAGGTCTATGTCTTCGACTCCGTCTCCCCCGAAAAG GTTCAGGCCGTGCTCTTGTTACTGGGGGGGCGTGAGATGAACACTGCTCTAAATTCTTTTCCATCATCTTCCAATTTGCATAACAGG CGCATAAACTTCCCTCACAGAGTTGCATCGCTGATGAGGTTTCGTGAGAAGAGGAAAGAGCGGAACTTTGACAAGAGAATACGATACAATGTTCGCAAAGAGGTTGCCCTAAG AATGCAACGAAACAAGGGTCAGTTCATATCGTCCAAACCAAAGCCTGAAGATTCATCATCTGGCGTTACCAGTTGGGATACTGCCCAACAATGGGGTTCACCGGAGAATCGGCCGCCAGCAGCATCTgc ATGCCATCATTGTGGCATTAGTGCAAAATCTACACCAATGATGCGCCGTGGGCCTGATGGACCGAGGACCTTATGTAATGCATGTGGTCTGGTGTGGGCAAATAAG GGAACAATGAGGGATCTTTCCAAAAATCCACCAGCAGCCATTCCAAATGCCTTATCAGAACCAAGAGAAGGG AATCCTGCTGAATCAGGAGCTGCACAACCCGTTGTGATCACTGCCAACGGTCATGACTCATAA
- the LOC103707044 gene encoding 60S ribosomal protein L7-2, giving the protein MATEEAKAVIPESVLKKRKREEEWALAKKKALEAQKKKDRENRKLIFNRAQQYAKEYETQEKELIRLKREARMKGGFYVSPESKLLFIIRIRGINAIDPKTRKILQLLRLRQIFNGVFLKVNKATINMLRRVEPYVTYGYPNLKSVRELIYKRGYGKLNKQRIPLSDNSIIEQALGKSGIICIEDLVHEIMTVGPHFKEANNFLWPFKLKAPLGGLKKKRKHYVEGGDAGNREDYINELIRRMN; this is encoded by the exons atggcgaCGGAGGAAGCGAAGGCGGTGATCCCCGAATCGGtgctgaagaagaggaagagggaggaggaatgGGCGCTAGCGAAGAAGAAGGCGCTCGAGGCCCAGAAGAAGAAGGACCGTGAGAACCGGAAGCTCATCTTTAACAGAGCCCAGCAATATGCCAAGGAGTACGAGACCCAG GAGAAGGAGCTGATCCGTTTGAAGAGAGAGGCGAGGATGAAGGGAGGATTTTATGTTAGCCCCGAATCCAAGCTGCTCTTTATCATACGAATCCGAGG TATCAACGCCATTGACCCGAAAACCCGAAAGATTTTGCAGCTCCTTCGTCTCAGACAG ATATTTAATGGAGTGTTCCTTAAAGTTAACAAGGCCACCATCAACATGCTGCGCAGGGTCGAGCCTTATGTCACATATGG GTACCCTAACTTGAAGAGTGTCAGGGAGTTAATCTACAAGAGAGGATATGGGAAGTTGAACAAGCAAAGGATTCCCCTCTCCGACAATTCAATCATTGAACAG GCCTTGGGGAAGTCCGGCATTATTTGCATCGAAGACCTTGTTCATGAGATCATGACTGTTGGGCCACACTTCAAGGAAGCAAACAACTTCCTGTGGCCATTCAAGCTTAAGGCACCCTTGGGTGgcctgaagaagaagaggaagcactaTGTTGAAGGAGGGGATGCTGGAAACCGCGAGGATTACATCAATGAGCTCATCAGAAGGATGAACTAG
- the LOC103707042 gene encoding GATA transcription factor 20-like isoform X3 yields the protein MSENPNPPVDVKPADGGRFRGYHIHKPAAAHQVLAVVAMPAQIDDGRGRGGESQLIAATDAQVFQEYEEAEHHGGVVVGGGHGMEEDRDVAADDEGMEADGQADPGNLGDPEAVIAPQVGGNQLTLSFQGEVYVFDSVSPEKVQAVLLLLGGREMNTALNSFPSSSNLHNRRINFPHRVASLMRFREKRKERNFDKRIRYNVRKEVALRMQRNKGQFISSKPKPEDSSSGVTSWDTAQQWGSPENRPPAASACHHCGISAKSTPMMRRGPDGPRTLCNACGLVWANKGTMRDLSKNPPAAIPNALSEPREGNPAESGAAQPVVITANGHDS from the exons ATGAGCGAAAACCCTAACCCACCAGTGGACGTGAAGCCGGCTGACGGCGGCCGCTTCCGGGGCTACCACATCCATAAGCCGGCGGCCGCCCACCAGGTCCTCGCGGTCGTGGCGATGCCGGCGCAGATCGACGATGGCCGTGGTCGCGGCGGAGAGTCGCAGTTAATCGCCGCCACCGATGCGCAGGTTTTTCAGGAGTACGAGGAGGCGGAGCACCACGGCGGCGTCGTCGTCGGAGGCGGACATGGGATGGAGGAGGATCGGGATGTGGCCGCGGACGACGAAGGGATGGAGGCCGATGGGCAGGCCGATCCAGGCAATCTAGGGGATCCTGAAGCGGTGATCGCCCCTCAAGTCGGTGGCAACCAGCTCACACTCTCGTTCCAGGGTGAGGTCTATGTCTTCGACTCCGTCTCCCCCGAAAAG GTTCAGGCCGTGCTCTTGTTACTGGGGGGGCGTGAGATGAACACTGCTCTAAATTCTTTTCCATCATCTTCCAATTTGCATAACAGG CGCATAAACTTCCCTCACAGAGTTGCATCGCTGATGAGGTTTCGTGAGAAGAGGAAAGAGCGGAACTTTGACAAGAGAATACGATACAATGTTCGCAAAGAGGTTGCCCTAAG AATGCAACGAAACAAGGGTCAGTTCATATCGTCCAAACCAAAGCCTGAAGATTCATCATCTGGCGTTACCAGTTGGGATACTGCCCAACAATGGGGTTCACCGGAGAATCGGCCGCCAGCAGCATCTgc ATGCCATCATTGTGGCATTAGTGCAAAATCTACACCAATGATGCGCCGTGGGCCTGATGGACCGAGGACCTTATGTAATGCATGTGGTCTGGTGTGGGCAAATAAG GGAACAATGAGGGATCTTTCCAAAAATCCACCAGCAGCCATTCCAAATGCCTTATCAGAACCAAGAGAAGGG AATCCTGCTGAATCAGGAGCTGCACAACCCGTTGTGATCACTGCCAACGGTCATGACTCATAA
- the LOC103707043 gene encoding mannosyl-oligosaccharide 1,2-alpha-mannosidase MNS1-like, with product MARGRSSSSSRWRYVHPSYYLKRPKRLALVFISFVFITFAVWDRQSLIREHEDEISKLKEVLSRLQDQLREVDGSVGNFGERFISANDKEISKDFVDIDPINKERREKVKEAMLHAWNSYEKYAWGQDELQPQSKNGVNSFGGLGATLVDSLDTLYIMGLKDEFQRAREWVANSLDFNKDYVASVFETTIRVVGGLLSAYDLSGDEIFLEKAKDIADRLLPAWNTPSGIPYNRINLAHGNPHNPGWTGGDSVLADSGTEQLEFIALSQRTGDPKYQQKVENVITQLQKTFPGDGLLPIFINPHSGAASHSTITFGAMGDSFYEYLLKAWIQRNKTEAVKHYRQMWETSMEGLLSLIRKTTPSSFTYICEKNGGSLSDKMDELACFAPGMLALGSSGYGPEKAEKILSLAEELAWTCYNFYQSTPTKLAGENYYFRNGADMSVGTSWNILRPETVESLVYLWRFTGNKTYQDWGWNIFQAFEKNSRTDSGYVGLRDVNTGAKDNMMQSFFLAETLKYLYLLFSPPSLISFDEWVFNTEAHPLRIIPRNDKEESLRADGKANSRPNPFGRKHGRTGYN from the exons ATGGCCCGGGGTCGGTCCTCTTCTTCGAGCCGGTGGCGGTACGTCCACCCCTCGTACTACCTGAAGCGGCCGAAGCGGCTGGCCCTCGTCTTCATCTCCTTCGTTTTCATCACCTTCGCCGTCTGGGATCGGCAAAGCCTAATACGGGAGCATGAG GATGAGATTTCAAAACTGAAAGAAGTATTGAGCCGATTGCAAGACCAG TTGAGGGAAGTAGATGGGAGTGTGGGAAATTTTGGTGAACGCTTCATTAGTGCAAATGATAAAGAAATCAGCAAGGACTTTGTCGACATTGATCCTATCAACAAGGAACGTAGAGAAAAGGTGAAAGAGGCTATGCTTCATGCATGGAATTCTTATGAAAAGTATGCATGGGGCCAAGATGAACTCCAG CCACAATCAAAGAATGGCGTCAATAGTTTCGGTGGTCTTGGAGCAACTCTTGTTGACTCTCTTGATACATTGTACATAATGGGCCTAAAAGATGAATTCCAAAGAGCTAGAGA ATGGGTTGCAAACTCTTTGGATTTCAACAAGGACTACGTAGCAAGTGTCTTTGAGACAACCATAAG AGTTGTTGGTGGACTACTCAGTGCATATGATCTCTCTGGGGATGAAATATTTCTTGAGAAGGCCAAAGACATTGCTGATAGGTTGTTACCTGCGTGGAATACACCCTCAGGGATCCCTTATAATAGAATCAACTTAGCTCATGGCAACCCACATAATCCTGGATGGACTGGG GGAGACAGTGTCTTGGCAGATTCTGGCACTGAGCAGCTTGAATTTATAGCTCTATCCCAGAGGACGGGAGACCCTAAATACCAGCAGAAG GTGGAGAATGTAATCACACAACTTCAGAAGACATTTCCTGGTGATGGTTTGCTTCCAATCTTCATAAATCCTCATTCAGGCGCCGCATCACACTCAACGATTACATTTGGTGCTATGGGTGATAG CTTCTATGAGTATTTACTTAAAGCctggatacaaagaaacaaaacTGAAGCTGTGAAGCATTACAG ACAAATGTGGGAAACATCCATGGAAGGCTTGTTAAGCTTGATCCGGAAGACTACTCCATCTTCTTTCACGTATATTTGTGAAAAAAATGGTGGTTCTCTGTCTGACAAG ATggatgaactagcatgttttgCTCCAGGCATGTTAGCCTTAGGATCTTCTGGTTATGGCCCAGAAAAAGCCGAGAAAATTTTATCACTCGCCGAAGAG CTTGCTTGGACTTGTTATAATTTCTACCAATCAACTCCAACAAAGTTAGCAGGAGAAAACTATTATTTTCGTAATGGAGCG GACATGAGTGTTGGCACATCATGGAACATACTGAGACCAGAGACTGTTGAGTCACTTGTGTACCTCTGGCGTTTCACTGGGAACAAAACATACCAAGATTGGGGCTGGAACATATTCCAGGCATTTGAAAAGAACTCTCGCACAGATTCTGGTTATGTCGGACTGAGGGAC GTTAATACAGGTGCAAAGGACAACATGATGCAGAGCTTCTTCCTTGCAGAGACACTCAAGTATCTCTATCTCCTGTTCTCTCCTCCATCATTAATCTCCTTTGATGAATGGGTTTTCAACACAGAAGCCCATCCTCTGAGGATCATCCCGCGAAATGATAAAGAAGAGAGCCTCAGAGCAGATGGAAAAGCAAATTCAAGACCCAATCCATTTGGCAGAAAGCACGGAAGAACTGGATATAATTGA
- the LOC103707042 gene encoding GATA transcription factor 17-like isoform X2, with amino-acid sequence MTFSCPPVFLSLSSIPLIIGFPGRRLRDPITRRESRVSVSAFSLNPTGNPSIECDLEKNCVDLLISKKSIHIQIYKKSDLGMSENPNPPVDVKPADGGRFRGYHIHKPAAAHQVLAVVAMPAQIDDGRGRGGESQLIAATDAQVFQEYEEAEHHGGVVVGGGHGMEEDRDVAADDEGMEADGQADPGNLGDPEAVIAPQVGGNQLTLSFQGEVYVFDSVSPEKVQAVLLLLGGREMNTALNSFPSSSNLHNRRINFPHRVASLMRFREKRKERNFDKRIRYNVRKEVALRMQRNKGQFISSKPKPEDSSSGVTSWDTAQQWGSPENRPPAASACHHCGISAKSTPMMRRGPDGPRTLCNACGLVWANKG; translated from the exons ATGACATTCTCATGCCCTCctgtttttctctctctctcttcaatcCCCCTAATTATTGGGTTCCCTGGTCGCCGATTACGGGATCCGATCACTCGTCGCGAATCTAGGGTTTCTGTATCGGCTTTTTCCTTGAACCCTACCGGGAATCCTTCGATCGAATGCGATTTGGAGAAGAATTGCGTTGATCTTTTGATCTCCAAGAAATCAATCCATATCCAAATATATAAAAAG AGTGATTTAGGGATGAGCGAAAACCCTAACCCACCAGTGGACGTGAAGCCGGCTGACGGCGGCCGCTTCCGGGGCTACCACATCCATAAGCCGGCGGCCGCCCACCAGGTCCTCGCGGTCGTGGCGATGCCGGCGCAGATCGACGATGGCCGTGGTCGCGGCGGAGAGTCGCAGTTAATCGCCGCCACCGATGCGCAGGTTTTTCAGGAGTACGAGGAGGCGGAGCACCACGGCGGCGTCGTCGTCGGAGGCGGACATGGGATGGAGGAGGATCGGGATGTGGCCGCGGACGACGAAGGGATGGAGGCCGATGGGCAGGCCGATCCAGGCAATCTAGGGGATCCTGAAGCGGTGATCGCCCCTCAAGTCGGTGGCAACCAGCTCACACTCTCGTTCCAGGGTGAGGTCTATGTCTTCGACTCCGTCTCCCCCGAAAAG GTTCAGGCCGTGCTCTTGTTACTGGGGGGGCGTGAGATGAACACTGCTCTAAATTCTTTTCCATCATCTTCCAATTTGCATAACAGG CGCATAAACTTCCCTCACAGAGTTGCATCGCTGATGAGGTTTCGTGAGAAGAGGAAAGAGCGGAACTTTGACAAGAGAATACGATACAATGTTCGCAAAGAGGTTGCCCTAAG AATGCAACGAAACAAGGGTCAGTTCATATCGTCCAAACCAAAGCCTGAAGATTCATCATCTGGCGTTACCAGTTGGGATACTGCCCAACAATGGGGTTCACCGGAGAATCGGCCGCCAGCAGCATCTgc ATGCCATCATTGTGGCATTAGTGCAAAATCTACACCAATGATGCGCCGTGGGCCTGATGGACCGAGGACCTTATGTAATGCATGTGGTCTGGTGTGGGCAAATAAG GGCTAG